The sequence below is a genomic window from Syntrophorhabdaceae bacterium.
GGAAGAGTTCGGGCTGAGCAAGATCATATGCGACGACAAATACAAGGTCCTGGGGGCGCATATCCTGGGGAGCCACGCTGGCGAGCTGATCCACGAGGTACAGGTGATCAAAACGCTGGATATACCTTTCTGTAAACTCGACTCAGTCATCCACATCTACCCTACCTTTTCAGACGTGATAAAACAGCCGGCAAAGCTCTGTTATATAGACGAGCTGAAGAGTAACCCCTTTGTTCAGCTTCTGGGGAGCTTTTTCGGGCCCAGGAAAAAATAATCCGGATGTCCTGCGCAGGGAAGGTGGTTTATGCTGAAACATAAGAAAAAGATAATCATTGCCGTCCTTTTCATAGGAGGTATTGTTTTTTTAAGGGTCTCCGGGATCGGGCAATACCTGACCTTTGAAAATTTCCTGCAGCAAAAAGAGGCTCTCCATCAACATGTCCGTGACCATTATATCTCTTCAATACTATGGTTCATTATTCTTTATATCGTCGTTGTTGCCCTCTCTATTCCTGGTGGTGCAGTATTATCGATCGCCGGGGGATTTCTTTTCGGAACTGTGTTAGGAGTGATCTACACCAACATCGGCGCTACCCTGGGCGCAGTCTGTATTTTTCTCATTACGAGATACCTCATAGGCAACTGGCTCCAGGAAAAATACAGGGAGCGGCTGATAAAATTTAATAATGAAATGGAACGTCATGGCCCGAATTATTTTCTCACGTTACGTTTTATCCCTTTATTCCCCTTCTTTCTCGTAAATATCTTTGCAGGTCTTACAAGGATCCCTTTCGGGACCTTTTTGTGGACTACCGCGGCCGGTATACTGCCGGGCGATTTTGTTTATACCTTTGCAGGCAGTCAGCTCAATACTCTCAGGTCAATAAAGGATATATTTTCTGTGAATATCATGATCGCTCTGGCATTACTTGCCCTCTTCAGTCTTGTGCCGGTTATGTATAACCATCTGAAACGTGCTCGCTGAGTGGAGCGGGGCTTTACAGGTGGCGAACAAATGCTTAATATTGTTTTCAAGAAAAACTTTCTATGAAAGCGTGAGAGTGAAAGGAGGGGTGAT
It includes:
- a CDS encoding TVP38/TMEM64 family protein; amino-acid sequence: MLKHKKKIIIAVLFIGGIVFLRVSGIGQYLTFENFLQQKEALHQHVRDHYISSILWFIILYIVVVALSIPGGAVLSIAGGFLFGTVLGVIYTNIGATLGAVCIFLITRYLIGNWLQEKYRERLIKFNNEMERHGPNYFLTLRFIPLFPFFLVNIFAGLTRIPFGTFLWTTAAGILPGDFVYTFAGSQLNTLRSIKDIFSVNIMIALALLALFSLVPVMYNHLKRAR